From the Brevibacillus choshinensis genome, one window contains:
- a CDS encoding acyltransferase family protein — MPEPLKGTSRYMAGIDGLRALAVLAVILYHLNYNWAPGGLLGVGIFFVLSGYLITDLLIAQWSKHERLDMKDFWLRRARRLLPALLILLVLVVAWVMLFKPAHLPSMKGDVPAAILYVSNWWLIFQDVSYFEKFGPASPFGHLWSLAVEEQFYLFWPLLLAIGLRFVKRRGPLVCMTLAAAALSAISMAWMYEPGLDPSRVYYGTDTRVFALLIGAALAMVWPSRKLSANISRSARLSLDLAGVAGLSILLFAIWKTNQYDDFLYRGGLVLLSVVSAVVVATLAHPASRFARWMGCKPLKWLGVRSYGIYLWHYPVIVLTNPVGAEQADAFSIPRAILQVTACIVLAALSWKYIEEPIRHGALGRIWSSLRLQRNGQKKRYTRLVASTCALVLCVTYYGVASLTSDATASQTSVEEKKTEVPKPVAPHTVVLPKQVGATLPAGSVSEQGKPTTKPSEATKKTDSASQTKPGKKPAPPKETTPATVPTTSTEPENDNTNPSETTAKDQAGQQDAANDKQDQPVQSGKGITALGDSVMLDVAPYLEKLLPGIMIDAKIGRQMSQAPDVIANLKAKGHLGKIVVIELGTNGSFSEKQLLKLLKSLDSADHIILVNTRVPKPWESVVNTTLAQVAATYPQTILLDWYAASAGKDSFFYKDGVHLNPEGSEYYADFLAKAIAKVSDEKKE, encoded by the coding sequence ATGCCTGAACCATTAAAAGGCACCAGCCGATACATGGCTGGAATCGACGGGCTAAGAGCCTTGGCTGTACTTGCTGTCATTTTGTACCACCTGAATTACAACTGGGCACCCGGAGGATTGTTGGGTGTCGGCATCTTTTTCGTCCTCTCGGGTTACCTGATTACGGATTTGCTCATCGCCCAATGGAGCAAACATGAACGCCTCGATATGAAAGATTTTTGGTTACGTCGTGCAAGACGACTGTTACCAGCTCTCCTGATTCTTCTCGTGCTCGTTGTGGCTTGGGTCATGCTTTTCAAGCCAGCTCATCTCCCTAGCATGAAAGGTGACGTACCGGCAGCGATCCTGTACGTCAGTAACTGGTGGCTCATTTTTCAGGATGTCTCCTATTTCGAGAAGTTTGGCCCTGCCTCGCCATTCGGTCACTTATGGTCGTTGGCTGTAGAAGAACAGTTTTACTTGTTCTGGCCACTTTTACTCGCTATCGGTCTTCGTTTCGTAAAACGACGTGGCCCTCTCGTATGCATGACATTAGCGGCGGCTGCTCTGTCTGCAATTTCTATGGCGTGGATGTATGAGCCAGGTCTAGATCCCAGCCGAGTTTACTATGGAACCGATACACGTGTATTTGCCTTGTTGATCGGTGCGGCACTTGCGATGGTCTGGCCGAGTCGTAAACTGTCTGCCAACATCTCTCGTTCAGCCCGACTCTCGCTTGATCTGGCTGGAGTAGCAGGTCTCTCTATCTTGCTTTTTGCGATATGGAAAACGAATCAGTACGATGACTTTTTATATCGTGGTGGTCTGGTCTTGTTGTCCGTTGTGAGTGCAGTGGTCGTAGCGACCTTGGCTCACCCGGCGAGCAGATTTGCCAGATGGATGGGCTGCAAGCCACTGAAATGGCTAGGTGTCAGATCGTACGGGATATATCTCTGGCATTATCCGGTTATTGTGTTAACAAATCCTGTGGGTGCGGAACAAGCCGATGCATTTTCGATTCCGCGTGCCATTCTTCAAGTGACAGCTTGCATCGTACTCGCAGCACTCTCGTGGAAATACATCGAGGAACCGATCAGACATGGAGCGTTGGGGCGGATCTGGTCCAGCCTTCGTCTGCAACGAAACGGACAGAAAAAACGGTATACGCGTCTAGTTGCTTCCACATGCGCACTTGTTCTCTGCGTTACTTACTATGGGGTAGCTTCGTTGACTTCGGACGCGACAGCTAGCCAAACATCCGTAGAAGAAAAGAAAACAGAGGTCCCTAAACCGGTTGCTCCACATACCGTTGTACTACCGAAACAGGTAGGAGCGACACTCCCAGCTGGCTCGGTGAGTGAACAAGGAAAACCGACAACAAAGCCGAGCGAAGCGACGAAAAAGACGGACTCGGCCAGTCAAACAAAACCAGGAAAAAAACCGGCTCCTCCAAAAGAGACGACTCCAGCGACTGTACCGACTACGTCTACAGAACCTGAAAACGATAATACGAATCCATCTGAGACGACTGCGAAAGATCAGGCAGGGCAACAGGATGCTGCAAATGATAAGCAGGATCAGCCCGTGCAATCCGGAAAAGGAATTACAGCCCTAGGGGACTCCGTCATGCTGGATGTAGCTCCCTATCTGGAGAAGCTGTTGCCCGGGATCATGATCGATGCCAAGATCGGGAGACAAATGTCCCAAGCGCCAGATGTCATTGCCAACCTCAAGGCAAAAGGCCATCTCGGTAAAATTGTCGTCATCGAGCTGGGAACAAACGGATCCTTCAGTGAAAAGCAATTGCTGAAACTGTTGAAATCCCTGGACAGTGCTGATCACATTATTCTGGTGAATACGAGAGTTCCGAAGCCTTGGGAAAGTGTCGTCAATACGACGTTGGCACAGGTGGCTGCCACTTACCCGCAAACCATTTTACTGGACTGGTATGCGGCAAGCGCTGGCAAGGATTCATTCTTTTATAAAGACGGAGTTCATCTCAATCCAGAGGGCTCTGAGTATTACGCGGACTTCCTGGCGAAAGCCATTGCAAAAGTATCGGACGAAAAGAAAGAGTGA
- a CDS encoding response regulator transcription factor, producing the protein MSLQASKGYLLLVEDERNLARYLQLELENEGFSMDVEYDGPSGLEKALANEYDLILLDVMLPELSGIELCRRLREVKDVPIIMITARGEVPDIVTGLDSGANDYLAKPFAIEELFARIRVLLRHRESKANQEILVGNLRIQPNARRVFLAEEEIMLTPREFDLLDYLVQHKEQALSREQILTSVWGFDFMGNTNIVDVYIRYLRNKIESDASIKLIHTVRGIGYTLRE; encoded by the coding sequence ATGTCGCTACAGGCTAGCAAAGGCTACTTGTTACTAGTCGAAGATGAGAGGAACTTGGCAAGATACTTACAGCTGGAGCTAGAGAACGAAGGGTTTTCTATGGATGTGGAGTATGATGGGCCGTCGGGACTAGAAAAAGCCCTAGCGAATGAATATGACCTAATCCTCTTGGATGTCATGCTGCCCGAATTATCGGGGATAGAGTTATGCCGACGGCTCCGGGAAGTCAAGGATGTGCCCATTATTATGATCACCGCTCGTGGCGAGGTTCCTGACATTGTTACGGGATTAGATAGTGGTGCTAACGATTATCTCGCAAAGCCCTTTGCTATCGAAGAGCTGTTTGCCCGTATCAGGGTATTATTGAGACATCGGGAATCAAAAGCGAATCAAGAGATTCTGGTTGGCAATTTGCGCATCCAGCCAAACGCTCGGCGCGTGTTCCTCGCAGAAGAGGAAATCATGTTAACACCACGCGAATTTGATTTGCTTGATTACCTGGTGCAGCACAAGGAGCAGGCCCTTTCACGGGAACAAATCTTAACCTCCGTTTGGGGATTTGACTTTATGGGGAACACAAACATAGTGGACGTGTATATTCGGTATTTGCGCAATAAAATTGAAAGCGATGCATCGATCAAACTGATTCATACCGTTCGGGGAATTGGATATACGCTACGAGAATAA
- a CDS encoding sensor histidine kinase: protein MLKHRRHSLKWRLTLLFSAAMLILLLFLSIFIFFSTSNLVYQHEQKLLNQKATAIASDLKTEINEEASLRVTYLTRLLTNYADINQSIILIDQNGKQLASIQGANWNKEPQDFYERTLIAKEPVQLPFSSELLFVQITTTTEALEWYFSILLTIILLSSFFTLLLSGIGGYLLSKWGLKPLDQLIQQIHTIFPKQLTQRIHHQHVETEIYELINAFNLLLDRMEEALVSQQRFVTDASHELRTPLSIIEGYVSLLQRWGKNKPEVREEALVALRQECKRLFKLIDDLLSLAKLQDASYLGSVKVVQPLTPLLLEVKQAWLPIFPDQIKLSFEWEESLSLFMDRERIRQLLDILLDNARKYTDEGQVRVRAYRDGEWVHIHVEDTGIGISEKEIPHLFKRFYRVDKSRTRKRGGNGIGLAIAQAIVEDHDGSITIIPSSQQGLCVKVLLKKSDEDQTDL, encoded by the coding sequence GTGCTCAAACATCGCAGACACTCGCTCAAGTGGAGACTCACGTTGTTATTTAGCGCCGCTATGCTGATATTGCTTCTCTTTTTGTCCATTTTTATATTTTTTAGCACTTCCAATCTGGTTTACCAACATGAGCAGAAATTACTAAATCAAAAAGCCACTGCAATCGCATCCGATTTAAAAACGGAAATAAACGAGGAAGCATCACTCAGGGTTACTTATTTGACTCGTTTATTGACCAATTACGCTGATATCAATCAATCCATTATCCTTATCGATCAAAATGGTAAGCAGCTCGCTTCCATACAAGGGGCCAATTGGAATAAAGAACCCCAAGATTTTTATGAAAGAACTCTGATTGCCAAAGAACCCGTTCAGTTACCTTTCTCGTCCGAGCTTTTGTTTGTACAAATTACCACAACGACTGAAGCGCTTGAGTGGTATTTTTCTATTTTGCTTACGATCATTCTTCTCTCTTCCTTTTTTACGCTGCTCCTATCAGGGATTGGTGGTTATCTGTTAAGCAAGTGGGGACTGAAGCCTCTCGATCAACTGATCCAACAAATCCATACCATTTTCCCGAAGCAATTAACACAGAGAATTCATCATCAACATGTGGAGACCGAGATCTATGAGTTAATCAACGCTTTTAATCTGTTGTTGGATCGCATGGAAGAAGCTTTAGTATCCCAGCAGCGGTTCGTGACAGATGCCTCCCACGAGTTGCGTACCCCGCTGTCTATCATCGAAGGATATGTGAGTCTTCTGCAGAGGTGGGGGAAGAACAAGCCTGAGGTAAGAGAAGAAGCGCTTGTTGCTTTAAGGCAGGAGTGTAAACGACTTTTTAAACTAATTGATGACCTGCTGTCTCTTGCCAAATTGCAGGACGCCTCGTATCTTGGTTCAGTGAAAGTAGTGCAGCCACTAACGCCACTCCTTCTCGAAGTAAAACAAGCCTGGCTCCCGATCTTTCCTGATCAAATTAAGCTGTCTTTTGAGTGGGAAGAATCCCTTTCCTTGTTCATGGATCGAGAGCGCATTCGGCAGCTATTAGACATATTATTGGACAATGCACGTAAATACACAGATGAAGGGCAAGTAAGGGTCCGTGCCTACCGCGATGGAGAATGGGTTCACATTCATGTAGAGGATACAGGGATTGGTATCTCAGAAAAGGAGATTCCCCATCTATTCAAACGATTTTATCGAGTAGACAAATCGCGTACTCGAAAAAGGGGAGGAAATGGAATCGGTTTAGCGATTGCACAAGCGATTGTTGAAGACCACGACGGAAGCATCACAATCATTCCTTCTTCGCAACAAGGCTTGTGTGTCAAAGTCTTGTTGAAAAAGAGCGATGAGGACCAAACAGATTTATAG
- a CDS encoding SDR family oxidoreductase yields the protein MHIHQLFDLKGKVALVTGGGRGLGEQIAKALAEAGADVVVCSRKLDNCQQIATELEEMGVRSLALECDVTKQEDINRTVAEVIEQFGAIDILVNNSGATWGAPVVDMPLEAWNKVMDVNVTGTFLMSQAAGRHMIERGYGKIINIASSAGLRADPPEGLNAIGYSTSKAAVIHFTKDLARKWARHGIYVNAIAPGFFATKMTKALLEKRGDAIAARIPLGKIGDETMLKGAAVYLSSPASDFVTGQILSVDGGSTL from the coding sequence ATGCATATCCATCAATTGTTTGACCTGAAAGGAAAGGTAGCGTTGGTTACGGGCGGGGGAAGAGGGCTAGGCGAGCAGATCGCAAAAGCATTGGCCGAAGCAGGTGCCGATGTCGTCGTCTGTTCACGCAAGCTGGATAACTGCCAACAGATCGCCACGGAGCTAGAGGAAATGGGAGTCAGGAGCTTGGCACTGGAATGTGATGTGACCAAGCAGGAAGACATCAACAGGACGGTGGCGGAAGTGATCGAACAGTTTGGTGCCATCGACATCCTAGTGAACAATAGTGGAGCAACTTGGGGGGCACCGGTCGTCGATATGCCATTGGAAGCCTGGAATAAAGTGATGGATGTCAACGTAACAGGGACGTTTCTCATGAGTCAGGCTGCAGGAAGACATATGATTGAAAGAGGCTACGGAAAAATCATCAACATCGCTTCTTCAGCTGGGCTTCGCGCAGATCCACCAGAGGGCTTGAATGCCATTGGGTACAGTACGAGCAAAGCAGCAGTCATTCACTTCACCAAGGATCTGGCACGAAAATGGGCGCGGCACGGGATCTATGTCAATGCAATCGCACCCGGATTTTTTGCTACCAAAATGACGAAGGCCTTGCTCGAAAAACGGGGAGATGCCATTGCAGCTAGAATACCGCTCGGAAAAATCGGTGATGAAACGATGCTAAAAGGCGCAGCCGTCTATCTCAGCTCACCTGCCAGTGATTTTGTGACGGGACAAATATTAAGCGTAGATGGTGGAAGTACGCTTTGA
- a CDS encoding helix-turn-helix domain-containing protein, translated as MAKMGQKFTNYSHEIKMEAIRLYMEEGWSNRKIMEHLGIPDRGRVTTWTKKFKQLGEFGLLDQRGR; from the coding sequence ATGGCAAAAATGGGGCAAAAGTTTACGAATTATAGTCATGAAATCAAGATGGAAGCAATTCGCTTGTACATGGAGGAAGGATGGTCTAATCGAAAGATAATGGAACATCTAGGGATCCCAGACAGAGGCCGAGTCACTACATGGACAAAGAAGTTCAAGCAGTTGGGTGAATTCGGCTTATTGGATCAGAGAGGTCGA
- a CDS encoding IS3 family transposase: protein RRCSLHWSSHLKTEALYPYDIRTVDEAQRRIEEYIHFYNSTRPQRKLNKLTPIEYRRQLAA, encoded by the coding sequence AGAGACGTTGCTCGCTTCATTGGTCCTCGCATCTCAAAACGGAAGCGCTCTACCCTTATGATATCCGAACAGTAGACGAGGCACAAAGGAGAATTGAGGAATATATCCATTTTTACAACTCTACGAGGCCACAAAGAAAATTAAACAAGCTGACGCCGATTGAGTACCGGCGCCAGCTTGCTGCTTAG
- a CDS encoding 2-hydroxyacid dehydrogenase: MKPKVIIYKKVESTILEYVKEACDVFYFEHLDADNMASFYEALKDAKGLFGTGLKVDAALLEKAPNLKIVSNVSVGYDNLDVPALTHRGVMATNTPDVLNETVADTMIGLMLATARRIPELDHMVKAGKWTAHMTPAQFGVDVHHKTLGIIGMGRIGAAIAKRAHFGFGMNILYHNRSRNVEVENTYHATYCSLDELCQEADFICLMVPLSPQTTKLIGEREFRLMKKTAIFVNGSRGTTVDEEALVLALQEGEILAAGLDVFVQEPVDPQHPLLSMPNVVTLPHIGSATLETRQAMARFAAENFVTGIQGNRPPALVNPEVI, from the coding sequence ATGAAACCAAAAGTGATCATTTACAAGAAAGTGGAGTCAACCATACTTGAGTATGTGAAAGAAGCTTGTGACGTCTTTTATTTTGAACATCTCGACGCAGATAATATGGCATCCTTCTACGAAGCATTGAAAGACGCAAAAGGACTGTTTGGTACGGGCTTAAAAGTCGATGCAGCCTTGCTCGAAAAAGCCCCGAACCTGAAAATTGTGAGCAATGTCTCGGTTGGTTACGATAATCTGGATGTTCCAGCACTAACCCATAGAGGAGTGATGGCAACGAATACGCCAGATGTGCTCAATGAGACTGTCGCAGATACAATGATTGGGCTCATGCTTGCAACGGCGCGCCGGATTCCGGAGCTGGATCACATGGTAAAGGCGGGGAAATGGACTGCACACATGACCCCTGCGCAATTCGGAGTAGATGTGCATCACAAGACGCTAGGGATCATTGGAATGGGGCGGATTGGTGCTGCCATCGCAAAGCGAGCTCATTTTGGGTTTGGTATGAACATCCTGTACCACAATCGATCCCGCAATGTAGAGGTAGAGAACACCTATCATGCCACGTATTGCAGCTTGGATGAGCTTTGTCAGGAGGCGGACTTCATTTGCCTGATGGTTCCGTTAAGTCCACAGACGACCAAGCTGATCGGAGAACGAGAATTCCGTTTGATGAAAAAGACGGCTATTTTTGTGAATGGATCTCGCGGCACAACGGTAGATGAAGAAGCGCTGGTTTTGGCCTTGCAAGAAGGTGAGATATTAGCAGCGGGGCTCGATGTCTTTGTTCAAGAACCGGTAGACCCGCAACATCCACTCTTGTCCATGCCGAATGTGGTTACCTTGCCCCATATCGGATCAGCCACATTGGAGACAAGACAGGCGATGGCTCGATTTGCCGCAGAGAATTTTGTAACAGGAATCCAGGGCAATCGTCCTCCTGCGCTGGTGAATCCGGAAGTGATTTAA
- a CDS encoding methyl-accepting chemotaxis protein produces MPRQKMQVSFFGKNLVLSCLTILLMGLMLGVASFVVQDTILQQNLDEQARGFATYAKGEIDIADIKSAITHHDPKDPVQVRLTAQLDRMSKENPNIAQAYVFGAEMKNGNSNLTIALPTHVYEAGFKAGDYFEQAPQWVVAFEKLMQSKEAVNTGIYTDVYGTWVTILQPLIDESGNVIGIFGVDTNASIVDRGKEELFQWLGIGFLASFLIVFIVQYGFLRKFLSPLKDLVHVIGKMNEGHLDVSIQVKQKDELGQLADKVNGLIAHWRTIIENVQKHAEHAATSAHELAEGAAQNTVTLQQVTETIQDLKAGTDATSLSASENARAMTEMATGIQRIAESTSSVAESSLDMSKEAEKGTDSVQMVIDQMDSISRSVQVSASALRSLEDRSKEIGNIVDVITEIASQTNLLALNAAIEAARAGEHGKGFAVVADEVRKLAEQSSKSTAQITLLIENIQQEMGKAVQNMRQGTKEVETGIQVAKNAGNAFQHILNSTQQVAEQVEDVSAVSEQMSASSQQVSATVTQLASISQTSADQITEVAAASEEQFSSLQSISESAQRLNQMAQELRNTIHVFKV; encoded by the coding sequence ATGCCACGCCAGAAGATGCAGGTCTCATTTTTCGGTAAGAATTTGGTGCTCTCCTGCTTGACCATTCTCTTGATGGGCTTGATGTTGGGGGTCGCCAGCTTCGTTGTTCAGGATACAATCCTCCAGCAAAATCTGGATGAACAAGCACGGGGGTTTGCCACTTACGCAAAAGGAGAAATCGACATTGCAGACATCAAGAGCGCAATTACACATCATGATCCAAAAGACCCAGTCCAAGTCAGACTAACTGCCCAGCTTGACCGAATGTCCAAGGAGAATCCAAACATCGCCCAAGCGTACGTGTTTGGAGCAGAAATGAAAAACGGCAATAGCAACCTTACCATCGCTTTGCCAACCCATGTGTACGAAGCCGGCTTTAAGGCAGGCGACTATTTTGAGCAAGCGCCACAATGGGTTGTTGCTTTCGAGAAGTTGATGCAGAGCAAAGAGGCGGTTAATACGGGGATCTACACCGACGTGTATGGTACGTGGGTCACCATCTTGCAGCCGTTGATCGATGAAAGTGGAAATGTCATCGGTATTTTTGGTGTTGATACGAATGCAAGTATCGTGGATCGAGGCAAGGAAGAACTATTTCAATGGTTGGGAATCGGCTTCCTTGCATCATTTTTGATCGTATTTATCGTACAATACGGCTTCCTGCGTAAATTCTTGTCACCGCTCAAAGATCTGGTTCACGTGATTGGAAAAATGAATGAGGGACACCTGGACGTCTCGATTCAAGTGAAGCAGAAAGATGAACTCGGTCAACTCGCAGATAAAGTGAATGGCTTGATTGCACACTGGCGCACCATTATCGAGAATGTCCAAAAGCACGCCGAGCACGCTGCGACCTCTGCACATGAGTTAGCAGAAGGTGCAGCTCAGAACACGGTTACCTTACAGCAGGTGACGGAAACGATCCAGGATTTAAAGGCAGGTACAGATGCTACCTCCCTCTCTGCAAGTGAGAATGCCCGTGCAATGACAGAAATGGCCACCGGGATTCAGCGTATTGCCGAATCTACTTCTTCTGTCGCTGAATCTTCTCTCGATATGTCGAAGGAAGCAGAGAAAGGAACAGACTCGGTGCAAATGGTCATTGACCAAATGGATTCAATCAGCCGCTCCGTTCAAGTATCTGCATCAGCCCTTCGATCACTCGAGGATCGATCAAAAGAGATCGGTAATATCGTCGATGTAATCACTGAAATTGCTTCCCAAACGAATCTGTTAGCATTGAATGCGGCAATCGAAGCGGCACGCGCAGGCGAGCACGGAAAAGGGTTCGCTGTTGTAGCCGACGAAGTTCGCAAGCTTGCTGAACAGTCATCCAAATCGACAGCCCAAATCACCCTGCTGATCGAGAACATTCAACAGGAAATGGGAAAAGCCGTCCAAAACATGAGGCAAGGCACGAAGGAAGTGGAAACAGGTATCCAAGTAGCGAAAAATGCAGGAAATGCATTCCAGCATATCCTAAACTCGACGCAGCAAGTTGCCGAACAGGTCGAAGATGTTTCCGCTGTTTCTGAGCAAATGTCAGCCAGTTCCCAACAAGTTTCCGCAACGGTGACACAATTGGCTTCGATCTCCCAAACGTCTGCTGACCAAATTACCGAAGTCGCTGCCGCATCGGAAGAGCAATTCTCCTCCTTGCAATCGATCTCTGAATCCGCCCAGCGCTTGAATCAGATGGCGCAGGAGCTTCGCAACACCATTCATGTCTTTAAAGTGTAA
- a CDS encoding sigma-54 interaction domain-containing protein → MFPIKGKKKVAIIAGSSKTAAAITNQLVVLFGAFIEFYGFSQKSWNNDSNYDMVLISTQTIFTRELAPKIKPGTVILIIRRTLLRTSWEKVMSIPVGTKLLMVNDEKDSAEETIALLRELGAGHIELVPYYPKIQNCPPYTSAITPGEGQLVPDIVNRVFDIGERVIDVSTLVDILTQFNLLHSDARDILSVYSESIITRSQGIQITMQGLIHAKLLLQQTLDMVQDGVIAYDLNGKITFFNTAAQALFECTVQEANQLSVRSLFERVRIDLGVMTEEFNDSLFQIKKHKVLVSRQVIEENGHITGGVLTLKAARHVEEQELKLRLHSKGYQAKFSFADLVTTSIRMKRVVEQAEKMASSDLAVLILGESGTGKELFAHAIHQASTRSSFPFVAVNCSSLPDNLLESELFGYEEGAFTGARKGGKPGLFEQAHKGTIFLDEIGDISPNLQSRLLRVLQQKEVLKVGGTRLLPVDVRVIAATNRDLTRMVNEGAFRADLYYRLKVLQLLIPPLRERKEDIPLLSAHFLRKRGADEKLLETLLASLVKHDWHGNVRELENAMEYVAFMNDHNLSAKDIPGLEVGPGVEKVVVQSNEIPPQLYRAAPNNERFLLNLIYLAKTSGKNAGRRSLVEQARQNGIVIHETEVRKIVEKLRTEGWIEVSTGRGGITLTESGYHLCCGNTEMGELGETGGMGG, encoded by the coding sequence GTGTTTCCAATCAAAGGGAAGAAAAAGGTAGCCATTATTGCAGGATCCAGCAAAACTGCTGCGGCGATTACAAACCAATTGGTCGTACTGTTTGGCGCATTTATAGAATTTTATGGTTTTTCGCAGAAATCTTGGAACAATGATAGTAATTACGATATGGTTCTCATCAGTACACAAACGATCTTTACACGCGAACTCGCACCAAAAATTAAACCTGGCACGGTTATTCTGATTATTCGTCGAACATTGCTCCGAACCAGCTGGGAAAAAGTGATGTCGATTCCTGTAGGAACGAAGCTTCTCATGGTCAACGATGAGAAAGATTCGGCCGAAGAAACCATAGCACTGTTGCGGGAGCTGGGCGCGGGGCATATTGAGCTAGTTCCGTATTACCCCAAAATACAAAATTGTCCACCGTATACATCTGCAATAACACCAGGGGAAGGGCAGCTCGTGCCAGACATTGTCAACCGCGTGTTTGATATCGGAGAACGTGTGATCGACGTCAGCACACTCGTCGACATCTTGACACAATTTAATCTCTTACATAGTGACGCTAGAGATATTTTATCTGTTTATTCAGAATCCATCATTACCCGGAGCCAAGGTATTCAGATTACGATGCAAGGTTTGATTCATGCGAAGCTGCTGCTGCAGCAAACATTAGACATGGTGCAGGATGGCGTCATTGCCTATGATCTGAATGGGAAGATTACGTTCTTTAACACAGCTGCCCAAGCCTTATTTGAATGTACGGTTCAGGAGGCAAACCAACTGTCGGTGAGGAGCTTGTTTGAACGGGTCCGAATCGATTTGGGTGTCATGACGGAGGAGTTCAATGATTCTCTCTTTCAAATCAAAAAGCATAAAGTACTCGTGAGCAGGCAGGTGATCGAGGAAAATGGCCATATTACAGGTGGAGTCCTTACGTTAAAAGCAGCTCGTCACGTAGAAGAGCAGGAGCTAAAGCTGCGGTTACATTCAAAAGGATATCAAGCCAAATTCTCTTTTGCCGATCTTGTTACGACCTCGATCCGAATGAAGAGAGTAGTGGAGCAAGCAGAGAAAATGGCCAGTAGTGATCTAGCGGTGCTCATACTAGGGGAGAGCGGAACTGGCAAGGAATTGTTTGCTCATGCGATTCACCAGGCTTCTACTCGTTCCTCTTTTCCGTTCGTTGCGGTCAACTGTAGCTCATTGCCGGATAATTTGCTTGAGAGTGAGTTGTTTGGCTATGAAGAGGGAGCTTTTACAGGTGCGCGAAAAGGGGGCAAGCCCGGACTGTTCGAGCAGGCTCACAAAGGGACGATCTTTTTGGATGAAATTGGTGACATTTCACCGAATCTGCAAAGTCGATTACTGCGTGTGCTGCAGCAGAAGGAAGTTTTAAAAGTGGGAGGTACCCGCTTGCTTCCCGTTGATGTTCGGGTGATTGCGGCAACCAACCGTGATTTGACGCGGATGGTCAATGAAGGAGCTTTTCGAGCCGATTTGTATTATCGGTTAAAAGTGCTGCAATTACTGATTCCGCCACTTCGAGAGCGAAAAGAGGATATTCCGCTGCTTTCTGCTCATTTTTTGCGAAAACGAGGGGCGGACGAAAAGCTTTTAGAGACGTTGCTCGCTTCATTGGTCAAACATGATTGGCATGGTAATGTGCGTGAACTGGAAAATGCCATGGAATATGTTGCCTTTATGAATGATCACAACCTGTCCGCGAAAGATATTCCTGGTTTAGAAGTGGGACCTGGAGTGGAGAAGGTGGTTGTCCAATCAAATGAAATACCCCCTCAATTGTATCGGGCAGCCCCCAATAACGAGCGATTCTTACTGAACTTGATCTATTTAGCCAAGACAAGTGGAAAGAATGCCGGCAGACGATCCCTCGTTGAGCAGGCACGTCAGAACGGCATAGTTATTCATGAAACGGAAGTAAGAAAAATCGTCGAAAAACTGCGTACGGAGGGGTGGATCGAAGTGAGTACGGGGCGTGGAGGCATTACATTGACGGAGAGTGGATATCACCTTTGCTGCGGTAATACTGAAATGGGGGAATTGGGAGAAACGGGAGGAATGGGAGGATAA